Proteins encoded in a region of the Rutidosis leptorrhynchoides isolate AG116_Rl617_1_P2 chromosome 9, CSIRO_AGI_Rlap_v1, whole genome shotgun sequence genome:
- the LOC139867495 gene encoding glycerophosphodiester phosphodiesterase GDPD4: MDTTYKWRRRRGGGPHSFDRRFKRFVSRKFLFRSFLLILAITAIIPPVYLHFKLRRYHQLELKKCSWLNKPPLVCAHGGDASKAFPNTMDAYNIAIRSQVDCMEIDVSRSTDGVLFALHDRDLQRISGNISSKVGYLSSKEIKELVASNNVAIPTMEDALKLVSSAVQKVVVDAKVGPPSYEKGLANDILSVVKRTQCNNCVVWTKSDNLARDVIKQSSDVTVGYIVMMNFSTGIRSNLLRIKDAEVVGIFHGLVEESVVKVLHRRNKKVYAWTVDDEPTMHKMLNENVDAIITSDPSLLQGSMRGIRKKCLVDGYSIGS, from the exons ATGGACACAACATATAAGTGGAGAAGAAGACGTGGTGGTGGCCCACACTCATTCGATCGTCGATTCAAACGTTTCGTGTCCAGAAAGTTTCTATTTCGATCATTTCTTTTAATCCTCGCAATCACCGCCATTATTCCTCCTGTTTACCTCCACTTCAAGCTCCGTCGTTATCATCAG CTGGAGTTAAAAAAGTGTAGTTGGTTAAATAAACCTCCGCTTGTGTGTGCTCATGGTGGTGATGCTTCTAAGGCCTTCCCTAATACA ATGGATGCTTATAATATTGCTATCCGTTCTCAAGTAGACTGCATGGAGATTGATGTTTCTCGTTCTACTGATGGGGTTTTGTTTGCTCTTCATGACAG GGATTTGCAGCGAATATCTGGGAACATTTCATCCAAGGTTGGATACCTGAGTTCTAAGGAG ATAAAAGAGCTGGTAGCTTCTAATAATGTAGCCATTCCTACAATGGAAGATGCACTAAAG TTGGTTTCAAGCGCTGTGCAAAAGGTGGTTGTTGATGCAAAAGTTGGGCCTCCATCATACGAGAAGGGGCTTGCTAATGACATACTCTCTGTT GTGAAAAGGACACAATGTAACAACTGTGTTGTATGGACTAAAAGTGACAATTTAGCAAGGGATGTAATTAAGCAGTCATCAGATGTGACA GTAGGCTACATTGTTATGATGAATTTTTCGACTGGAATCAGAAGTAATCTGTTGAGGATAAAAGATGCCGAAGTTGTTGGCATATTCCATGGTCTAGTTGAAGAATCGGTTGTCAAAGTTTTACACAG GAGGAATAAGAAAGTTTACGCATGGACGGTTGATGATGAACCAACCATGCATAAAATGTTAAACGAAAATGTGGATGCCATTATAACCAGTGATCCATCTTTGCTTCAGGGTTCTATGCGAGGTATAAGGAAAAAATGCCTTGTTGATGGTTATTCTATAGGATCATGA
- the LOC139867276 gene encoding phytolongin Phyl1.1-like, with translation MGSVRSTVYYCCVWNMGKVLYAYNNVEEDDEIEKLAALCLEKAPSNHKWYFQTMFNKTFGFLMEDDGYVYFAILDENLDNPKKLQFLQHVREEFKKVVKKGSKRSKSNPNPLVIQQQMLPVVKRLIASLEPALSYNNDGLGLSPSPISNDNNGQNDMGASTRAPLLGKTSKDKRKNKDHVISVRENGVDEEHRKHSDKSGSKVDSSSLDPDNQSGSLTGISLTKEVSSMTSSSNQTVRNKWCRQVRIVLAIDVAVCLVLFIVWIVVCRGTECIR, from the coding sequence ATGGGTTCTGTTAGGAGTACAGTGTACTATTGTTGTGTATGGAATATGGGTAAGGTTTTATATGCATATAACaatgttgaagaagatgatgagattGAAAAGTTAGCTGCTTTATGCTTAGAAAAAGCACCTTCTAATCACAAATGGTATTTTCAAACCATGTTTAACAAAACTTTtgggtttttaatggaagatgatgggtATGTTTATTTTGCCATTCTTGATGAAAATCTTGATAACCCTAAAAAACTTCAATTTTTACAACATGTTCGAGAGGAGTTCAAGAAAGTCGTTAAAAAGGGGTCGAAACGAAGCAAATCGAATCCGAATCCACTTGTTATACAACAACAAATGTTACCCGTTGTAAAACGTTTAATTGCGTCTTTAGAACCTGCTTTGTCTTATAATAATGATGGGTTAGGTTTATCTCCTTCgcctattagtaatgataataatggtcAAAATGATATGGGGGCTTCAACGAGAGCGCCTTTATTGGGGAAAACTAGTAAAGATAAAAGAAAGAATAAAGATCATGTGATTTCGGTTAGAGAAAATGGGGTCGATGAAGAACATAGGAAACATTCGGATAAAAGTGGGTCCAAGGTGGATTCGTCGAGTTTGGATCCTGATAATCAAAGTGGATCTTTAACAGGTATTTCGTTGACTAAAGAAGTGAGTTCAATGACTAGTTCGAGTAATCAAACCGTTCGAAATAAATGGTGTCGCCAAGTTCGTATTGTTCTTGCAATTGACGTGGCTGTTTGTTTAGTACTATTTATTGTTTGGATAGTTGTGTGTCGTGGTACTGAGTGTATCCGTTGA